From the Chryseobacterium fluminis genome, the window TTCTGTGCAATCCTGAACTTTGCTTCAATAAAAAAATTAAAAAATGAAAATTATCGTAACCGGCTCATTAGGAAATATCAGCAAGCCACTGACGAAAGAACTTATCGGAAAAGGCCATGATGTTACGGTCATCAGCAGTAAGCCTGAAAGACAGTCTGAAATAGAATCTCTGGGAGCAAAAGCAGCCATCGGAACGATGGAGGATACTGTCTTCTTAACCGAAACTTTTAAAGGTGCTGATGTTATCTATGCCATGGAAGCATTGAACGCGGGCGTTTTCTTCAATCATGATATTGATTTTATTCAGGCAAATATTCAGATTGCAAAAAATTATAAAGAAGCTATTCAAAGATCCGGTGTAAAAAATATAATTCACCTGAGCAGTATCGGTGCTCATATGGAAAACGGTAACGGCATTTTGAAGTTTCATCATGAAGCAGAAAAGGTCTTCAATGAACTCCCTGGCGACATTTCTATTAAATTTATGCGCCCTGTAGGTTTTTACTACAATATGTTCTCTTTTATTCCAACGATAAAATCACAGAACCTGATCATTCAGAATTATGGCGGTAATGATAAAGAACCATGGGTTTCCCCTTTTGACATTGCTTCCGCTATTGCCGAAGAAGTCGAAAAGCCATTCAGTGGCAGAGAGATCAGGTATATTGCAAGTGAAGAGATTTCACCCAACGAAATTGCAGCAACACTTGGGGAAGCCATCAGAAAACCCGATTTAGAATGGTTGGAAATTCCGGATGAAGATCTGTTAGGTAATCTAATAAAAGCAGGAATGAACCCGGAAACGGCAAAAGGTTTTGTGGAGATGAATACGGCAAGGCGAGGAAGTATATTGTATGAGGATTATAATAGAAATAAACCTGTTTTAGGAAAAACCAAAGTAAAAGAATTTGCCAAGGAATTTGCTAAAGTCTATGTCAACAGTTAATTTCTTTATCTTAAAATAAGACGATCAGGAAATTTTGCTAAAAACAGCTGTTACTATTTACAACATGTTCTTTTCCTATATAAAATTGCAAAAAACAATTAATTTAGTATGATGAAACAGCCCGTCAGACTCAAAACAATCAGCGAATTCCATCAGTTCCGCGGATTACCTAAACCCGAACATCCGTTGATCAGCGTGATTGATTACAGTACCATCAGTCATGATGCTGATGTAAGAGAATTGAGCTGGGTGCTCGATTTTTACTCGATTTCGGCAAAAAGAACTTCCAATGCCAAAATAACGTACGGCCAGCAGGCTTATGACTTTGACGAAGGGGTATTGTTTTTCATGGCTCCCGGGCAGGTTTTCAGTGTTACCGTTGACCCTGATCCGAACAGGCGGTCCCAACATACGGGTTGGATTTTACTGATCCATCCCGACTTTTTCTGGAATACTTCTTTAGCCAAAAGCATCAGACAGTATGAATTTTTTGATTATGCGGTCAACGAAGCGTTGTTTCTTTCCGAAAAGGAAGAAAACACCATTTACAGGATTATCGAAAATATTCAGCAGGAATATCATTCCAATATCGATCAGTTCAGTCAGAATATCATTATTTCACAAATAGAGACCCTGCTGAATTATGCTGAACGTTTTTATCAGAGACAGTTTATTACCCGAAAAATATCCAACCATCAAATCCTTGATTCCTTAGAAAAATTATTGACGGATTATTTCAGCCACGAAGATCTTATCACCAAAGGACTTCCTTCCGTACAATTTGTTGCGGAGCAGTTACACGTCTCTCCGAGTTATTTAACAGGACTTCTGAAAGCTTTAACCGGACAGAGCACCCAACAGCATATCCATGAAAAACTGATCGACAGAGCCAAGGAAAAACTGTCGACCACTCCGCTCTCGGTAAGTGAAATTGCTTATGAGCTGGGCTTTGAGCATCCTCAGTCTTTTAACAAACTCTTTAAGAATAAAACCAGCCAGACCCCTCTGGAGTTCAGAAACAACTTTAATTAGCGATTTATTCGTGAGAATTCAGGCTTATCTCTTCTTTAACAACATAAATGTCAGGCTGAATAACAGTACCTGGCATTTTTAAGCTTGAAAAATATCAGTTTTAATACAAATTTCAAACAATAAATAACTATTATTCATTGCATTATATATTTAATGTATCCATAAAGATTATTTTTATCACTTTTTAATGAAATATATAATATTTTAAGTATTTTTATGGTGAACTAATAAAATATTAATCACCATGAAAAAAACACTTTTTTCAGCTGTTGCATGCCTCGTTATCGTGACCTCATGCAATAATGAAAGTATTCAGACTGTAGCTCAGGAGAATAACACTGCTGAAGCCGTCCAGAATTTTAAACGGGCGATCATTACCGTGAATAATTCTAAAGACCTTCCGGTAACTGATGGAAAGCTTAACTCAGAATATCAGTCTTTCCAGATGAGCGAACAAAGAAAAGACATTCTTCTGCCTGCTGCCAAACATCTCATAAAATCCACAGGAATAAAAGACGAGCAGATTGAAAAGACTACCAATGGTGATAAAACGACAACCATTTTATGGGCCATGGAAATTTTCAGGAACAACTACAAAAATTCTTCTTTATAATCTTTATTCTTAAAAGAATTCTTATGAAAAAAATATCATTATTCCTTTTATTATTAATCGGAACTATCACATACGCTCAGACAGGAACCATCACTATCTATAACTTCTCAGCATACAGTATTACTTACCGACTGGTAGGCTCTCAGCTCAATGCTTATAATATTGACTGCCAGCCGGTAGTCAGAGGCCAATCAGCAGTTCCGTTAGCTCCTGCAAGCTCAGTAATATATTCAGCATATAATTCCAGTCATCTGCAAAATCCTGCTATCAATGAATGGTATGTCATTTCGGACGAAAACAGCATTCCCAGCCAGAACTATAATGTATCTGCTGGAGTTACGATTCCTTCACAACTTTCAAATCTTACATCC encodes:
- a CDS encoding NmrA family NAD(P)-binding protein, with amino-acid sequence MKIIVTGSLGNISKPLTKELIGKGHDVTVISSKPERQSEIESLGAKAAIGTMEDTVFLTETFKGADVIYAMEALNAGVFFNHDIDFIQANIQIAKNYKEAIQRSGVKNIIHLSSIGAHMENGNGILKFHHEAEKVFNELPGDISIKFMRPVGFYYNMFSFIPTIKSQNLIIQNYGGNDKEPWVSPFDIASAIAEEVEKPFSGREIRYIASEEISPNEIAATLGEAIRKPDLEWLEIPDEDLLGNLIKAGMNPETAKGFVEMNTARRGSILYEDYNRNKPVLGKTKVKEFAKEFAKVYVNS
- a CDS encoding helix-turn-helix domain-containing protein translates to MMKQPVRLKTISEFHQFRGLPKPEHPLISVIDYSTISHDADVRELSWVLDFYSISAKRTSNAKITYGQQAYDFDEGVLFFMAPGQVFSVTVDPDPNRRSQHTGWILLIHPDFFWNTSLAKSIRQYEFFDYAVNEALFLSEKEENTIYRIIENIQQEYHSNIDQFSQNIIISQIETLLNYAERFYQRQFITRKISNHQILDSLEKLLTDYFSHEDLITKGLPSVQFVAEQLHVSPSYLTGLLKALTGQSTQQHIHEKLIDRAKEKLSTTPLSVSEIAYELGFEHPQSFNKLFKNKTSQTPLEFRNNFN